The following coding sequences are from one Mytilus trossulus isolate FHL-02 chromosome 8, PNRI_Mtr1.1.1.hap1, whole genome shotgun sequence window:
- the LOC134680961 gene encoding titin-like produces the protein MINIVDCDGKYTGGSLQNPSLTVTNFQSTDAGSYVCYATNAVGVSSSNSPSQLSYISLPVVQIPQNNYIDTYGKKVVIPCSIVSDSTLTGIYWEKCHKNKIVRINNGDKGYEGITPTSPSLIINFATSDDNGTYVCHVINAAGKSTSNSATLELNGDVLEVNISPISATVIIGQNQTISCTATGMPLATSIIWEFTPNGGTHSLPIQVEDSSGKYTGGSVHNPSLTITNFQPDDAGSYRCFALNALGVSSCIIPSVFEYTGTNIEISKRIDQLRLSGEDCRKTALAYSLLVYIAMRGSLSLEEEHSIILREIAEAVFNVSGVIVSRLIDIVERKLLPTYLKRMENGTFKPRDFAVQKIIIHSLGNRCIECLLKNCRFDILFDHVRLRKDNNDHDFLDIDAYTLARAFFQRIQSDNGDAYLIGQYFRQLEEIDRETLDLFVDILRQGAGDITFHHMDTFLDGLTKEGTAFEVFCKFPKLYDAFYRTVDKHKNTIFHFIVAFYIANKKYKTYIKHFCKNRFDLLQLRNCDNYSAIDFASFLKKTEILE, from the exons ATGATTAATATAGTCGACTGTGATGGAAAATATACTGGTGGCTCACTGCAAAATCCCTCTCTGACTGTTACCAATTTCCAGTCAACTGACGCCGGATCATATGTCTGCTATGCAACTAATGCTGTCGGAGTATCTTCAAGTAACTCTCCTTCACAGTTATCATATATAA GTTTACCTGTGGTACAGATTCCACAAAATAACTACATCGACACATATGGAAAAAAGGTTGTTATCCCATGTAGTATCGTATCAGATTCAACACTTACTGGTATTTACTGGGAGAAAtgtcataaaaacaaaattgtacgTATAAACAACGGAGACAAAGGATACGAGGGCATAACGCCTACCTCACCTTCGTTGATAATTAATTTTGCTACATCAGATGATAATGGCACGTATGTTTGTCATGTTATAAATGCTGCTGGCAAAAGCACTAGTAATTCTGCAACTTTAGAATTAAATGGAG atGTTCTCGAAGTTAATATAAGTCCGATTAGTGCTACAGTGATCATAGGACAAAATCAAACCATTAGTTGTACTGCGACTGGAATGCCACTTGCTACATCAATAATATGGGAGTTCACTCCAAATGGGGGCACACACTCGCTTCCTATACAAGTCGAAGACAGTTCTGGGAAATATACTGGTGGTTCTGTACATAATCCGTCTCTGACTATTACCAACTTCCAGCCAGATGACGCAGGTTCATATCGAtgttttgctttaaatgctCTTGGAGTATCATCTTGTATTATTCCGTCGGTTTTTGAGTACACAG GAACTAATATTGAAATTTCGAAAAGAATAGACCAACTGCGACTTAGTGGCGAAGATTGCAGGAAGACAGCACTTGCCTATTCTCTTCTAGTTTATATTGCGATGCGGGGATCATTATCACTTGAAGAAGAACATTCAATAATTTTGCGGGAAATAGCTGAAGCTGTCTTTAATGTTTCGGGTGTTATTGTAAGCCGACTTATTGACATAGTAGAAAGGAAGCTTCTTCCAACATATCTTAAAAGAATGGAAAATGGGACATTTAAGCCAAGAGACTTTGCTGTCCAAAAAATAATCATACATTCCCTTGGAAATCGGTGTATCGAGTGTTTATTGAAGAATTGTCGTTTTGATATTCTCTTCGATCACGTTCGACTTAGGAAAGATAATAACGATCATGATTTTTTGGACATCGATGCTTACACATTGGCCAGGGCATTTTTTCAGCGAATACAGTCTGATAACGGTGATGCCTATTTAATTGGGCAATACTTTAGACAATTGGAAGAAATAGATCGCGAAACccttgatttatttgtagatataTTGCGACAAGGTGCCGGTGATATAACATTTCACCATATGGATACTTTCCTAGATGGTCTTACAAAGGAAGGTACTGCATTTGAAGTTTTCTGTAAGTTTCCGAAGCTTTACGATGCGTTTTACCGCACAGTtgataaacacaaaaatacaatatttcacTTTATTGTTGCGTTTTATATCGCAAATAAGAAATACAAAAcgtatataaaacatttttgtaagaATAGATTTGATTTGTTGCAGTTGCGTAATTGTGATAATTACTCAGCAATAGATTTCGCCTCGTTCCTAAAGAAAACTGagattttggaataa